The Candidatus Thermoplasmatota archaeon genomic interval CCTGCCGGACCATCACGAACCCGCTCGCCTACGGCCACCTCGTCTACCTCGGGTGTCTGCCCGACGAGGGCTACGAGTACGCCTCGAACGCGACGACGCCGACCTTCCAGATCCACGCGATCGACACGACGACGTGGACCACGAAGCACGTGAGCCCCACGCCGATGGACACGGCCGAGGCGATCCTCGCGAAGCGCGGCGACGCCGGCCTCATGATCCTCGTCGGCTCCGAACTCGGTCCGAAGAACAACCCCGTCGTGAAGATCACCTACGGGGAATCGGGCGCGCGCTGGTCGTCGCCCGACGAAGTGGGGGACAAGATCGCGAGCAAGAACCTCGAACGCGTCATCGGCGTCCGCGTGACCGCGGTCGCGTTCGCGCCCGTGAGCGGCAACATCCACATGATCTACATGGAGCGCCACGACCCCGGCCAGGCCGAGCAGTCGCAGGCCGCGCAGCCCTCCTACGTGAAGATCTTCGCGTCCTTCCGCGCGGAGGGCTCGTTCCAGGGCTCCTCGGACCTCGGCGTCGGCCAGGTCCGGCGCGTCGAGTTCTCGACGACCCTCACGGGCGTCGGGACCGGCGTCTTCGACGACCTGCACGACAGCATCGTCGTGTGGCGCGACCCGAACACGCAGCAGGACCGCGAATTCGTGGCCTTCGGCGACTTCGGATACGTCCGCTTCGGCGAGGTCATCGAGGAGAACTTCATCCCGCCGCCCATCATCGCGGGCGCGCCCGTTCCCCCCGTCCCCCTCGCGACCGCCGGCGCCAACTACGCCGCGCTCGGCGCCGGTCTCCTCTCCGGCGCCGCCGTCCTCAGACTCCTTTCCAGCCGCAAGAAGACCACCACGGAGGCCCCGACCCTATGAGCAACGTCACCGAGAAGTCCACGGCCCCCGCGGCCGCAAGCGCCACGAAGGTCCACCCGGATCCCCACGTGTGGATCCAGGGCGAGGGCATCAAGACGACCGCCGACGTCGAGGTTCCGACGAAGCTCATCGACCAGGTCCTCGGCCAGGAGACGGCCGTCGCCATCGTCAAGAAGGCGGCGGAGCAGAAGCGCAACATCCTCCTCATCGGCGACCCCGGTACGGGCAAGTCGATGCTCGCGAAGGCGATGGCGGAGATCCTCCCGAGCGAGGTCCAGAAGGACATCATCGTCTACCACAACAAGAAGAGCCCCAACAACCCGAAGGTCCTCCAGATCGACGGCGGCAAGGGGCGCAAGATCATCGAGAAGTACGAGACGAAGGCGAACAAGACGATCCGCAACTGGCGGATCTTCGAGTACACGCTCGCGGGCTTCTTCCTCGCGTTCGGTCTCTACTTCTGGGTCGTGATGAACGAGAGCATCCTCGTGTTCGCGTTCATGACGCTCCTCGCGCTCATCTTCGTCTACTTCGCCGGGCAGAACCGCCCGAAGAAGGAGTTCCTCGTGCCGAAACTCCTCATCGAGAACGGCGCCGAGTCCAAGCAGGCCCCGTACGTCGACGGCACCGGCTCGCAGGCCGGCGCGCTCCTCGGCGACGTCCGCCACGACCCGTTCCAGTCGGGCGGCCTCGAAACCCCCTCGCACCTCCGGGTCGAGGACGGCGCCATCCACCGCGCGCACAAGGGCGTTCTCTTCATCGACGAAATCAACGTGCTGCGCCTGCAGTCGCAGCAGGCCCTGCTCACCGCGATGCAGGACCGCAAGTACTCGATCTCGGGTCAGTCGCAGTCCTCGTCGGGCGCGCTCATCCGCACCGAGCCCGTGCCGTGCGACTTCATCCTCGTCGCGGCCGGCAACCTCGACGCGGTGCAGGAGCCCGACCCCGTGGTGGGCGTCGGCATGCACCCCGCTCTCCGCAGCCGTATCCGCGGCTACGGTTACGAGGTCTACGTGAACAGCCTCATGGACGACACGGCGGAGAACCGCCGCAAGCTCGTCCAGTTCGTCGCGCAGGAAGTCGTGCGCGACGGCAAGATCCCGCACTTCGAGGCCCGCGCCGTCGCGGAGATCATCCGCGAGGCCCAGCGCCGGAGCGGCCGGACGGGCAAGCTCACCCTCCGTCTTCGTGAGCTCGGCGGTCTCGTCCGCACGTCCGGCGACTACGCTCGCTCGGCGGGCTCCGACGTCGTGACGCTCGAGCACGTCCGCGAGGCGAAGTGGTCCTCGCGCTCGCTCGAGCAGCAGATGATGGAGAAGGAGATCGAGAACAACCTCGCGACCGACATGCGCCACGAGACGATCGGCGAGATCGTCGGCGTCGCGAACGGCGTTTCCATCGTCGGTACCGGCGAAGTCGGCGAGCCCGCCGGCCTCGTGGTGCCCGTCGAAGCCGCCGTCGTGCCCGCGCTCTCGCGCCACAGCGGCGCCATCGTCGTCGGCCCCGGCCTCAAGGCCGTCCACGGCTCGACGGTCGAGAACGTCGGCGCGGTGCTCAAGATCCTCAAGGGCGAGGACATCGCGGGCCACGATATCCACGTGGACGCGAGCTTCTCCCACAAGGAAGCGACCGCGGAAGGCATCGGCATCGCCGCCGGCGTCGCCGCGATCAGCGCGCTCGAGGCGATCCCCGTCAAGCAGGAGTACGCGGCCATCGGCGAGGTCGCCGTGAGCGGCATGCTGCGCCCCGTGCGCGCGACGCTCCAGCGCATCGAGGCCGCCGCGAACCTCGGCTACAAGAAGGTCATCGTGCCCGCCTCGATCCGCGAGTCGCTCCTCGTGGACGACTACATCCTGAACCGCATCGAGGTCATCTACTGCGACACGCTCGCGGAGGTGCTCGGGTTCATGCTGGACGCGCACGGCGACGTGAAGAAGAAGCTCACCGGCCGGCTCTCGGATGCGACGGCGTCGTCGCCCACGAGCGTCCGGACGAACGTCCGGGGTGGCTGAAGTGGGGATCTGGGTTTCGCGCGGCCGGACGTTCCGGCTGCTCGCGCTCGCCCTCGCGGCGAGCATGCTGCTTATCCCCCTCGCTTCGGCGACGACGGGCACGGGCGCCGTGCTCAAGCCCGACGCCGTGAATCTCGCGCGCCTCTTCGACGACGACGAGGCCCCCGCGATGCTCGGCGCCGAGGCCATCTACCGCCTGCCCGAGAACCTGAACGAGGAGGGCGCGCTCGAGCGCGCCTTCCTGCTCCAGCTCTACGAGCAGGGCGAGCTCGGCGCCGCGCCCCTCGCGGCCCGCGCGAACCAGCCTCTCCCGCCGTCGAACATCTTCCGCGACGCGAAGGCGACGTGCGACCTGAACGGCGACGGCGTCGACGACGTCATCGCGACGGACCTCCGCCTCTCGAACCCCGCCTTCACCTCGTCGGCCGAGACGTTCGTTCGGGCGACGTCGGGCGCCGACGGGAAGACGCTCTGGATCAGCGACGGCCTCTACTGGACGACGCTGAGCATCGCGAGCTTCTTCACAGGCGTCTCGTACGACCGCAAGGGAGAGCCGCTTCCCCGCACGTCGCCGAGCATGGGCGCCGTCAACGACGCGAACGGCGACGGCGTGTGCGACTTCGCGGTCGTCGACTTCGCCGCGGGACGCGCCATCTCGGTGCCCTTCGTCGCCTACACGCGCCCGATCTACACCACAATGCGCGTCGTGAGCGGCGTCGACGGGTCCGACATCTGGAAGCAGGTGATCGAGGGCGACATCACCCAGGTCAACGATCCCTACGGTTACGTCACCGACCTCACGATCCGGAACTTCCCGACGGGCTTCACCGCCTACGTCACGCAGTCCGGGCCGAAGGTCCTGCTGAAGACGACCGACGTGTCGTTCTTCTTCGTCTACGACCGTCTCGGCTGGACGCGCAGCCCCATCCTGCCGTACCGCTTCTACTACATGGACATCCGCACGAGCGACCACGTCATGCTCCACGACGGCATGAACGGGGCGAAGCTCTGGCAGCGCGACCTCGGTTGGGAGCGGAGCGCGAACACGACCAACATCACGTGGATCACCGGCGTCGGCGACATCGCGGGCGACGGCGAGCCCGAGATCGTCCTCGACTCGCTCACGATCACGAATCCGCGCAGCTCCGAGGCGCGCAACCCCATGACGGGCGCGCCCGTCTACCGGTATGCCCGCGGCATGAGCGTGCACGCCCTCAAGGGCGAGGTCGAGGCCAAGGGCGAATCGCTCTGGGCCACGGTCATCATCGATCCCCGCCTCCCGCGCGCGAACCCGCCCGTCGAGGAGAACTTCGAGCAGCTCGTGTGGACGCACGCGACGATCACGGACGACGCGACGGCGGACGGCAAGGCCGACGTCGTGGCGCAGTACCTCGCGGTCGAGGAGAACTTCGGAACGACCGTGAACGGCGCGTTCCGCACGCACTTCGTTCCCCTCGCGGGCCAGAACGGCACGAAGCTGTGGGACGTCCGGTTCCAGGGATGGGGCTTCATGTCCACCCTCACGGGCCCGAACGCGACGGTGCCGCTCATGGGCTTCGGCACGATCGACCTCCCGACCCCCGTTCCGCCGGGAAGCCGATTCCCGCCCAAGTTCGTCCGCGTCGGCGCCGTCGATGTGCGCGACGGGTCGACCGCGTGGAGCTTCGAGAAGCGCTTCGCGCAGAACTCGTACCTGACCGCGCAGCTCGCCGCGAAGCAGTACCTCTCGACGCTCGCGCCCTTCGACTGGGACGGCGACGGCGTCAAGGAGATCATCACGCCCTCGCAGTACTCGGCTCCGACGGGCACCAACCAGGTGCTCCTCGCGCTCTCGAACCACTCGTACGAGGTCCGCAGCGGCGCGGACGGCTCGGTCGTCTCGGTCCTCAAGGCCTGGGGTCCCGACGGCCGCGTCGTGCGGTGCGCGGGCGCCGACGAGTACGTGACCATCGTGAGCGGGCACTCCCGCCGCCTCGATCTCACCCGCTTCGATCCGAAGACGGGCGAGCAGGTCTGGCGGCAGCCCGTCTTCAACGACCCGGCGCCGCGCGCGGCGACGAGCAACATCGACTTCATCGGCCTCGGCGCCGGCTGCTCCGAGGACAGCGCGAACCGCACGCTGTTCAGCGTGAACTCGCAGCTGTACTCGTTCGACCGCTCGACCGAGGTCGTCGCCCTCTTCGGATATCTCGGAGAGGCGGGCGACCTCGTCTGGCACAAGCCGGGACTTCGCGGCAACCCCGCGACGTCGTCGATCTTCGAGCCGCACGGCAAGGACCACGATGACAACCACGCCCTCGTGGCGTGGGCGCCCTTCATCGTCGCGGGGATCCTCGGAACCCTCCTCGGCGTCGCGACGGTCGTCGTGCTGCGCCGACGCGGATCGCGGCTCTTCCCCGTCGCGATGGTGCTGCTCCTCGTCGCCCTCCCGGTGACGCCCGTCTCGGCGGCCCTGAACCTCGGCGCGACCGGCGACGCGCTCGCCGCGCTCGCCGACGCGCCCGGCCCGCGCGCGGCCGCGCCCGCGGCCGGCGGCGCCCCGTCCTCCCGCGATGTCGTGGACGCCGCGACGAATGGAGACGCGACGGCCCCCGTCTTCACGAACCTGGGCGACGCGCTCCCGCGCGGACCCCCGACGTCGAAGAACGGACCCGAAGGCGGCGCCTACGGCCGCTTCGTCCGCGGCCTCCAGGCGCTCGGCGAGGACTGGACGCCCGAAGCGCACCTCTCGCTCGTCTCCGCCTACATGTCCGAATCCGGGCTCTCGCAGGGTCCGAACAAGGAGGACAAGTTCGAGGAGAACGTCACGCTCTCGTACACCTACGAGGTCGGCGACATCGACGGCGACGGCGGCACCGACCTCGTCCTCGACGAGTACTGCATCGACCGCGACGCCTGCCCCACCTACCGCTATGGCCGCATCCCCGACACCCTCTATCAGTCCTATGTGCGCGGCAACCCGTCGGGCCCCCCGCACATGCTGTTCGGCATCAACGGCGTGACGGGCGGCCACATCTGGAACCGCAGCCTCGACGTGCGCGTCCCGTCGCCGGGCCTCGGCCAGGCGTTCGTGATGGGCACGATCCCGCTCGCGAACACGACGGGCATCGTCGTCTACCAGATGGTCATCCGCGGCATCATCGCGGCGGTCATCTACCACGACGTGTACGTCGTGGACGCCGCGACGGGCAAGGACATCTGGCGCTTCCGCGAACAGGGGCAGTACGTCCCGGCCGTCCTCGCGACGCCCGAGGTCGCGCGCAACGTCCTCATCAACGTGATGATCCAGGACCCCACGGCCGCGAAGTTCGAGCACGGCCGCGCGGCGAACCTCTCCGCCGGGCTGCTCCTCCAGGGCGTCGGCTGGACGGCCGCCGGAATGACCACCCTCCTCACCCCGCCGGGCTGGAGCGGCGCGCCGGTCGTCTTCACGTACTACCTGCCTGACGAGTGGGCTGCGAGCCTCGACATCGAGACGGGACAGACCGTCTGGCGGCGCGAGACGTTCAAGCCGAGCACCGAGCGGAACGTGTATCCGATCGTGCTCGAGCGCGACCCCGTCTCGCCGACCTACTGGGGCATCCCGGGCGCGGTGACGGAGAACTACTGGCGTCCCCACGTGTGCTGCTACGACCTCACGGGCGACGGCAAGCCGGACCTCCTCTACAAGGTCTACGAGTGGGCGCAGTACCCCAACCTGAACGTGAACGGTCCCCACCTTCTCGACGCGCGTCTCGTGCTCCTCGACGGCGCGACCGGCGAGGTCGCGTTCGACCGCTACGTGCAGAAGGACATCCCGCACTTCGCCTACGGCGTCGAGACGACGCCGACGGGCGACCTCGACGGCGACGGGGTGGGCGACTTCGTCATGCACGAGCACTTCTTCGAGTGGGACTACCGCCACGTCTACTCGGGCGTGAGCGGCAAGGACGGCTCGCCCATCTGGAACCTCACGAGCCCCCGCCAGCTCGAGGTCGTCGTGCTCGGCGACGCGAACGGCGAC includes:
- the lonB gene encoding ATP-dependent protease LonB, whose amino-acid sequence is MSNVTEKSTAPAAASATKVHPDPHVWIQGEGIKTTADVEVPTKLIDQVLGQETAVAIVKKAAEQKRNILLIGDPGTGKSMLAKAMAEILPSEVQKDIIVYHNKKSPNNPKVLQIDGGKGRKIIEKYETKANKTIRNWRIFEYTLAGFFLAFGLYFWVVMNESILVFAFMTLLALIFVYFAGQNRPKKEFLVPKLLIENGAESKQAPYVDGTGSQAGALLGDVRHDPFQSGGLETPSHLRVEDGAIHRAHKGVLFIDEINVLRLQSQQALLTAMQDRKYSISGQSQSSSGALIRTEPVPCDFILVAAGNLDAVQEPDPVVGVGMHPALRSRIRGYGYEVYVNSLMDDTAENRRKLVQFVAQEVVRDGKIPHFEARAVAEIIREAQRRSGRTGKLTLRLRELGGLVRTSGDYARSAGSDVVTLEHVREAKWSSRSLEQQMMEKEIENNLATDMRHETIGEIVGVANGVSIVGTGEVGEPAGLVVPVEAAVVPALSRHSGAIVVGPGLKAVHGSTVENVGAVLKILKGEDIAGHDIHVDASFSHKEATAEGIGIAAGVAAISALEAIPVKQEYAAIGEVAVSGMLRPVRATLQRIEAAANLGYKKVIVPASIRESLLVDDYILNRIEVIYCDTLAEVLGFMLDAHGDVKKKLTGRLSDATASSPTSVRTNVRGG
- a CDS encoding PQQ-binding-like beta-propeller repeat protein, which gives rise to MAEVGIWVSRGRTFRLLALALAASMLLIPLASATTGTGAVLKPDAVNLARLFDDDEAPAMLGAEAIYRLPENLNEEGALERAFLLQLYEQGELGAAPLAARANQPLPPSNIFRDAKATCDLNGDGVDDVIATDLRLSNPAFTSSAETFVRATSGADGKTLWISDGLYWTTLSIASFFTGVSYDRKGEPLPRTSPSMGAVNDANGDGVCDFAVVDFAAGRAISVPFVAYTRPIYTTMRVVSGVDGSDIWKQVIEGDITQVNDPYGYVTDLTIRNFPTGFTAYVTQSGPKVLLKTTDVSFFFVYDRLGWTRSPILPYRFYYMDIRTSDHVMLHDGMNGAKLWQRDLGWERSANTTNITWITGVGDIAGDGEPEIVLDSLTITNPRSSEARNPMTGAPVYRYARGMSVHALKGEVEAKGESLWATVIIDPRLPRANPPVEENFEQLVWTHATITDDATADGKADVVAQYLAVEENFGTTVNGAFRTHFVPLAGQNGTKLWDVRFQGWGFMSTLTGPNATVPLMGFGTIDLPTPVPPGSRFPPKFVRVGAVDVRDGSTAWSFEKRFAQNSYLTAQLAAKQYLSTLAPFDWDGDGVKEIITPSQYSAPTGTNQVLLALSNHSYEVRSGADGSVVSVLKAWGPDGRVVRCAGADEYVTIVSGHSRRLDLTRFDPKTGEQVWRQPVFNDPAPRAATSNIDFIGLGAGCSEDSANRTLFSVNSQLYSFDRSTEVVALFGYLGEAGDLVWHKPGLRGNPATSSIFEPHGKDHDDNHALVAWAPFIVAGILGTLLGVATVVVLRRRGSRLFPVAMVLLLVALPVTPVSAALNLGATGDALAALADAPGPRAAAPAAGGAPSSRDVVDAATNGDATAPVFTNLGDALPRGPPTSKNGPEGGAYGRFVRGLQALGEDWTPEAHLSLVSAYMSESGLSQGPNKEDKFEENVTLSYTYEVGDIDGDGGTDLVLDEYCIDRDACPTYRYGRIPDTLYQSYVRGNPSGPPHMLFGINGVTGGHIWNRSLDVRVPSPGLGQAFVMGTIPLANTTGIVVYQMVIRGIIAAVIYHDVYVVDAATGKDIWRFREQGQYVPAVLATPEVARNVLINVMIQDPTAAKFEHGRAANLSAGLLLQGVGWTAAGMTTLLTPPGWSGAPVVFTYYLPDEWAASLDIETGQTVWRRETFKPSTERNVYPIVLERDPVSPTYWGIPGAVTENYWRPHVCCYDLTGDGKPDLLYKVYEWAQYPNLNVNGPHLLDARLVLLDGATGEVAFDRYVQKDIPHFAYGVETTPTGDLDGDGVGDFVMHEHFFEWDYRHVYSGVSGKDGSPIWNLTSPRQLEVVVLGDANGDGGNDFLLLDWYAVERRTTAFFGEDYYTPQKLPYTLYSGADGTMIWRVFSFEAPTDAIHYLDVLRKNGLPDFDGDGVADIIVDDPLFLGDQTIIHRQHVVSGRTGQSMNVVENVGAFAVPARVDDVTGDGKEDLVIVSGDMNDLWMTVYDAQTAQSLWSRRLLAIQSSSSAGAFPNLRFHGLASANATAEDLLVNFHFTVWSVSRYSYPSGDGVFEYYGITETTTPQILRLKGTNGTLDWGFPSVDEGIEPPLVLGASPGTATFETLQAASTAGAGTRAWESLTAAWPVIAVFALAFVVVVGVSAGASRMKRRKQIEKEEVPDLDI